The following proteins are co-located in the Pedobacter sp. FW305-3-2-15-E-R2A2 genome:
- a CDS encoding M20 family metallopeptidase — MTIKDKIQSLSADIFEQVRGYRQHIHANPELSFKEFETSAFIKQHLEEWGIPYTEMANTGVVGLIEGGIPSDKIVALRADMDALPIIEANDKPYVSKNTGVMHACGHDVHSSSLLGTAYILNSMKAEFAGKIKLIFQPGEEVLPGGASIMIKEGVLENPKPQAIIGQHVMPLIDAGKVGFRSGIYMASTDELYVTVHGKGGHGAQPHQNIDPVLIAAHIVVALQQIVSRNADPRLPSVLSFGKVQANGATNIIPNEVKMEGTFRTLNEDWRKEAKKLMKKMAEGIAESMGGSCDFNIMNGYPYLINEEKLSDNARLYAEDYLGKENVLDLDIWMAAEDFAYYSQVTDACFYRLGTGNKEKGTSYSVHTPNFDIDEDALKLSTGLMAYIALKQLGN, encoded by the coding sequence ATGACAATTAAAGATAAGATCCAAAGCCTTTCGGCTGACATATTTGAACAGGTAAGAGGCTATCGTCAGCACATTCATGCCAATCCTGAACTTTCCTTTAAAGAGTTTGAAACTTCTGCTTTTATCAAACAGCATTTGGAAGAATGGGGAATCCCTTATACGGAGATGGCAAATACTGGTGTAGTCGGCCTCATCGAAGGAGGTATCCCTTCCGATAAGATTGTCGCACTTCGCGCAGATATGGATGCGCTTCCGATCATTGAAGCCAACGATAAACCTTATGTATCTAAAAATACGGGTGTGATGCATGCCTGCGGCCATGATGTACACAGTTCTTCTTTACTGGGAACTGCTTATATCCTGAACAGCATGAAAGCAGAATTTGCCGGAAAGATCAAACTGATCTTCCAGCCGGGAGAAGAAGTATTGCCAGGTGGAGCAAGTATCATGATCAAAGAAGGGGTTTTGGAGAATCCTAAGCCTCAGGCGATCATCGGACAGCATGTGATGCCATTGATCGATGCAGGGAAGGTTGGCTTCCGCTCAGGTATTTATATGGCTTCTACAGATGAATTATATGTGACGGTACATGGTAAAGGCGGACATGGTGCCCAGCCTCATCAGAATATTGACCCGGTATTGATTGCAGCGCATATTGTAGTGGCTTTGCAACAGATTGTCAGCAGAAATGCCGACCCACGTTTACCTTCGGTACTTTCTTTTGGAAAGGTACAGGCCAATGGTGCGACGAACATCATTCCGAATGAAGTGAAAATGGAAGGTACTTTCAGAACATTGAATGAGGATTGGCGTAAAGAAGCTAAAAAGCTGATGAAGAAAATGGCGGAAGGTATTGCGGAGAGTATGGGGGGAAGTTGTGATTTCAACATCATGAACGGTTATCCATATCTGATCAACGAAGAAAAACTAAGCGACAATGCCCGTTTGTATGCGGAGGATTACCTGGGTAAAGAGAATGTACTGGACCTGGACATCTGGATGGCAGCAGAAGATTTTGCTTACTATTCTCAGGTAACAGATGCTTGTTTCTACAGGTTAGGAACAGGAAATAAGGAAAAAGGAACGAGTTATTCGGTACATACACCAAATTTTGATATTGATGAAGATGCGCTAAAGCTGTCAACAGGCTTAATGGCTTATATCGCGTTAAAACAATTGGGAAATTAG
- a CDS encoding SPOR domain-containing protein has product MKILITGIFCCFSIALFAQDKGHVKIVKDPMIDSLIAKRIALNTKSTAVIATGKPSSAIVSQMGYRVQIFYGSDRRKVFTEQARFRSSYSSLNTYITYKEPNYYLRVGDFRTRLEAQRLLNELKPMFPTLFIFREKINAPNLDYSNDN; this is encoded by the coding sequence ATGAAAATATTAATTACCGGTATATTTTGTTGTTTTTCCATTGCCCTGTTTGCTCAGGACAAAGGTCATGTGAAGATTGTTAAAGATCCAATGATCGACAGCCTGATTGCCAAACGTATTGCTTTAAATACGAAATCTACCGCCGTAATTGCGACGGGGAAGCCATCTTCGGCCATCGTTTCCCAAATGGGATATCGGGTGCAGATATTCTATGGCTCAGACAGACGTAAAGTGTTTACTGAACAGGCACGTTTCAGATCCAGCTACTCCTCACTGAATACTTATATTACCTATAAGGAACCGAATTATTATTTGCGTGTAGGTGATTTTAGAACGAGACTGGAAGCCCAGCGTCTCTTAAATGAACTGAAACCAATGTTCCCGACCTTGTTTATTTTCAGAGAGAAAATCAATGCCCCTAACTTAGATTACAGCAATGACAATTAA
- the secA gene encoding preprotein translocase subunit SecA codes for MLGFLTKVFGSKSERDIKALQPIVIKINEEYSKLSVLSNDELRNKTVYFKDVIAKALTEIDGKISGLKTDAEGQDLSLAAKTALYDQIDELIKDRDKELEVVLQEILPQAFAVVKETSRRFSENESLEVTATQHDRDYAARRNNVKIQGDKAFWANTWDAAGTEVKWNMVHYDVQLIGGMVLHSGKIAEMATGEGKTLVSTLPAYLNALAGKGVHIVTVNDYLARRDSEWNGPLFEFHGIKVDCIDKHEPNSQERRDAYLADITYGTNNEFGFDYLRDNMSQTPDQLVQRKLHFAMVDEVDSVLIDDARTPLIISGPVPFGDQHEFHELKPRIERLVAAQREYVTKALNEAKKLINDGKAGTEEGEGGLALLRAHRGLPKNKALIKFLSEGSVKQTLLKTENHYMADQSKNMPKVDSELFFYIDEKNNQVELTEKGIELITKSGEDAHFFVLPDVGTEIADIEKSALSSEEKIAQKDALMRDYSIKAERIHSVNQLLKAYTLFEIDVEYIIDEGKIKIVDEQTGRIMDGRRYSDGLHQAIEAKENVKVEDASQTYATVTLQNFFRMYHKLCGMTGTATTEAGEFWSIYKLDVVEIPTNRVISRKDHQDYVYRTVREKYNAVAEEIVKLTQAGRPVLVGTTSVEISELLSRMLKLRGIKHNVLNAKMHQKEADIVAEAGQAGQVTIATNMAGRGTDIKLGAGVKEAGGLAIVGTERHESRRVDRQLRGRAGRQGDPGSSQFFVSLEDNLMRLFGSERISNIMVKMGIEDGEVIQHSMITKSIERAQKKVEENNFGIRKRLLEYDDVMNSQRTVIYAKRKNALFGERLDVDMNNMTFDVAEDIVTEYKEEGNYEGFKLEVIKNFSADTSIDEAEFSSRNIHHLTDKLFEEVTAFYARKSEAIIAQAMPVLNQVYEERGEHIEQIIVPFTDGIRSIQVPVGLKTAIDNGGREVTKSFEKTIVLALIDESWKEHLREMDELKQSVQNAVYEQKDPLIIYKMEAFNLFKNMLNAVNKEVVSFLYKGGIPVQTDPNDVREAQAHRPAPSRLKMSKPEFVGSEGSIDGMPMEDTRELAPQQPIRKEITTGRNEPCPCGSGKKFKNCHGAGL; via the coding sequence ATGTTAGGATTTTTAACCAAGGTATTTGGAAGCAAATCGGAAAGAGATATTAAGGCATTACAGCCTATAGTTATCAAAATAAACGAAGAATATTCGAAGCTTTCTGTACTGAGCAATGATGAGTTGCGTAATAAAACAGTTTACTTTAAAGATGTTATTGCAAAAGCCTTAACAGAGATTGACGGTAAGATCAGTGGTTTAAAAACGGATGCTGAAGGTCAGGATTTGTCATTGGCAGCAAAAACTGCACTATATGATCAGATCGATGAGTTGATCAAAGATCGTGATAAAGAATTAGAGGTTGTTTTACAGGAGATTCTTCCACAGGCATTTGCGGTGGTTAAAGAAACTTCAAGACGTTTTTCTGAAAATGAAAGCCTGGAGGTGACCGCGACTCAGCATGACAGAGATTATGCGGCACGCAGAAACAATGTTAAAATCCAGGGTGATAAAGCCTTCTGGGCAAATACATGGGATGCTGCCGGTACTGAGGTGAAGTGGAACATGGTACATTACGATGTACAGTTGATCGGTGGTATGGTTTTACATAGTGGTAAAATCGCGGAGATGGCTACAGGTGAGGGTAAAACTTTGGTAAGTACATTACCGGCATACCTGAATGCTTTGGCTGGAAAAGGGGTTCACATTGTAACCGTGAATGATTACCTGGCACGACGTGACTCGGAGTGGAATGGTCCTTTATTTGAATTCCATGGGATTAAAGTAGATTGTATTGATAAGCATGAGCCAAACTCTCAGGAGCGTAGGGATGCTTACCTTGCTGACATCACTTATGGTACAAACAACGAATTTGGTTTTGATTACCTGCGTGACAATATGTCGCAAACGCCGGATCAGCTGGTGCAACGCAAATTGCATTTTGCAATGGTGGATGAGGTCGATTCCGTTTTAATTGATGATGCCCGTACCCCTTTGATCATTTCCGGTCCGGTTCCTTTTGGTGATCAGCATGAGTTTCATGAACTGAAGCCAAGGATCGAAAGATTGGTTGCTGCACAGAGAGAATATGTGACCAAAGCTTTGAATGAAGCAAAAAAACTGATTAATGATGGTAAAGCCGGAACCGAAGAAGGAGAAGGTGGTTTAGCGCTTTTACGTGCGCACCGTGGTTTGCCTAAAAATAAAGCGCTGATCAAGTTTTTAAGTGAGGGTAGTGTAAAACAAACCTTATTGAAAACGGAGAACCATTATATGGCGGATCAGTCGAAGAACATGCCGAAAGTAGATTCGGAATTGTTCTTCTATATCGATGAGAAAAACAACCAGGTAGAGCTTACTGAAAAAGGTATTGAGCTGATCACCAAATCTGGCGAAGATGCACATTTCTTCGTCTTGCCTGATGTAGGTACTGAGATTGCTGATATTGAAAAATCTGCTTTGAGCAGCGAAGAGAAAATTGCTCAGAAAGATGCGTTAATGCGTGATTATTCGATCAAGGCAGAAAGAATCCACTCGGTAAATCAGTTATTGAAAGCTTATACTTTGTTTGAGATTGATGTAGAATACATCATCGATGAAGGAAAGATTAAAATCGTAGATGAGCAGACAGGTCGTATCATGGATGGCCGTCGTTATTCTGATGGTTTACACCAGGCGATCGAAGCAAAAGAAAATGTGAAAGTAGAAGATGCTTCACAAACTTATGCAACGGTGACCTTGCAAAACTTCTTCCGTATGTACCACAAACTTTGTGGTATGACGGGTACGGCGACTACGGAAGCTGGTGAGTTCTGGTCGATCTATAAACTGGATGTAGTGGAAATCCCTACAAACAGAGTGATTTCGAGAAAAGATCATCAGGATTATGTCTATCGTACGGTTCGTGAGAAATACAATGCGGTAGCGGAAGAGATTGTGAAATTGACACAGGCAGGCCGCCCGGTATTGGTAGGTACAACCTCCGTAGAGATTTCAGAATTGCTAAGCCGTATGCTGAAACTTCGCGGAATTAAACACAATGTGTTAAACGCGAAAATGCACCAGAAAGAGGCAGATATTGTTGCTGAAGCTGGTCAGGCCGGACAGGTAACGATCGCTACCAACATGGCGGGTCGTGGTACGGATATTAAATTGGGTGCAGGTGTTAAAGAAGCCGGAGGTTTGGCAATTGTAGGTACAGAGCGTCATGAGTCCCGTCGTGTAGACAGACAGTTGCGTGGTCGTGCAGGTCGTCAGGGTGATCCGGGTTCATCTCAGTTCTTTGTGTCTCTTGAGGATAACTTAATGAGGTTGTTCGGTTCTGAAAGAATCTCCAACATCATGGTGAAAATGGGAATTGAAGATGGTGAAGTGATTCAGCATTCGATGATCACCAAATCTATTGAGCGTGCACAGAAGAAAGTAGAAGAAAATAACTTCGGTATCCGTAAGCGTTTATTGGAGTATGATGATGTGATGAACTCACAACGGACGGTAATCTATGCTAAACGTAAAAATGCCTTGTTTGGTGAACGTTTAGACGTAGACATGAACAACATGACCTTCGATGTGGCGGAAGATATCGTTACTGAATATAAAGAAGAAGGTAACTATGAAGGTTTCAAACTGGAAGTGATCAAAAACTTCTCTGCAGATACTTCAATTGATGAGGCAGAATTCAGTTCCAGAAATATTCATCACCTGACGGACAAATTGTTTGAGGAAGTGACTGCATTTTATGCAAGAAAATCAGAAGCAATCATTGCGCAGGCAATGCCGGTATTGAACCAGGTATATGAAGAACGTGGGGAGCATATCGAACAAATCATCGTTCCTTTTACAGATGGTATCCGTAGCATTCAGGTTCCGGTAGGATTGAAAACCGCAATTGATAACGGTGGCCGTGAGGTGACTAAATCTTTTGAGAAAACAATTGTACTTGCCTTGATCGATGAATCATGGAAAGAGCATTTGCGTGAAATGGATGAGTTGAAACAATCGGTTCAGAATGCGGTTTATGAGCAGAAAGATCCATTGATCATTTATAAAATGGAAGCCTTCAACTTGTTTAAAAATATGTTGAATGCAGTAAATAAAGAAGTAGTAAGCTTCCTGTATAAAGGAGGAATTCCTGTTCAAACTGATCCAAATGATGTGCGGGAGGCGCAGGCTCACCGGCCGGCACCCAGTAGACTAAAAATGTCTAAACCGGAATTTGTAGGTTCAGAAGGAAGTATCGACGGAATGCCAATGGAGGATACCCGCGAGCTTGCTCCACAACAACCGATACGTAAAGAAATTACAACGGGAAGAAACGAACCATGTCCTTGTGGAAGTGGTAAGAAATTCAAAAACTGCCATGGTGCGGGATTGTAA
- a CDS encoding sigma-70 family RNA polymerase sigma factor, whose product MEKVFIEMINEHRGIIYKVCNLYCLEKEYKKDLFQEIVLQLWKAFPSFRNESQRSTWMYRVALNTAITIFRKESRAPERRSISDAEFEIPDMDSFEDQQEQMGLLKHAINTLTQIEKAIILLYLEEKSYEEISEIIGITKTNVGVKINRIKIKLEKVIKSDRYELR is encoded by the coding sequence ATGGAAAAAGTATTTATCGAAATGATAAACGAACATCGGGGGATTATCTACAAAGTCTGTAACCTGTACTGTCTGGAAAAGGAGTATAAGAAAGACCTTTTCCAGGAAATCGTATTACAGCTTTGGAAGGCCTTTCCTTCATTTAGGAATGAGTCGCAACGTAGCACCTGGATGTATCGGGTCGCCTTAAATACCGCCATCACCATTTTTAGAAAGGAAAGCAGGGCCCCGGAGCGGAGAAGTATTTCTGATGCTGAATTTGAAATCCCTGATATGGATTCATTTGAAGATCAACAGGAACAAATGGGGCTGTTAAAACACGCGATAAACACTTTGACTCAAATTGAAAAGGCGATCATCCTGTTGTATCTGGAGGAGAAGAGCTATGAGGAGATCAGTGAGATCATTGGAATCACTAAAACCAATGTGGGCGTTAAAATCAACAGGATAAAAATCAAACTGGAAAAAGTTATTAAATCAGATCGTTATGAACTTAGATGA
- the purD gene encoding phosphoribosylamine--glycine ligase — protein sequence MNILLLGSGGRESALAWKMSQSAECSQLFIAPGNGGTGAYGKNINLNPNDFEAVKAFALKEAIDMLVVGPEEPLVNGIHDFFVNDEALAHIPVIGPKKEGAILEGSKDFSKQFMARHGIPTPASRSFTNETLEEGLKYLESHALPIVLKADGLAAGKGVLILDNIAEAQAELKLMLGGKFGNAGSTVVIEAFLNGIELSVFVLTDGENYVVLPEAKDYKKIGQADTGLNTGGMGSVSPVPFADEAFMTKVEQQIIIPTINGLKKDKIDYTGFIFFGLFKVGDEPLIIEYNCRMGDPETESVIPRIENDLVELFVATTQKKLKDYKLKISPKNAATVMIVAGGYPGDYEKGKSITGIDNVRNSLVFQAGTNLEGGVVKTNGGRVLAVTSLQDNQFDALQSATGDAARIYFDGKYFREDIGFDLM from the coding sequence ATGAATATCTTACTATTAGGTTCTGGCGGCAGGGAAAGTGCTTTAGCCTGGAAAATGAGCCAATCTGCTGAATGTTCCCAATTATTTATTGCTCCGGGTAACGGTGGAACGGGTGCTTATGGCAAAAACATCAACCTAAACCCAAATGATTTTGAAGCCGTAAAAGCTTTTGCCTTAAAAGAAGCCATCGATATGTTGGTGGTTGGCCCTGAAGAACCGCTGGTAAATGGCATTCATGACTTTTTTGTCAATGATGAAGCCTTAGCTCATATCCCTGTGATCGGACCTAAAAAAGAAGGTGCGATACTGGAAGGCAGCAAGGATTTTTCTAAGCAATTTATGGCCCGTCATGGCATTCCTACCCCGGCTTCAAGGTCTTTCACTAATGAGACCCTGGAAGAAGGCTTAAAATACCTGGAATCACATGCATTGCCTATTGTGTTAAAAGCAGATGGACTTGCAGCTGGCAAAGGAGTATTGATCCTGGATAATATTGCGGAAGCACAAGCGGAGCTAAAGCTCATGCTGGGTGGTAAATTCGGTAATGCGGGAAGTACAGTCGTAATAGAAGCATTTTTAAATGGAATCGAACTTTCTGTATTTGTGTTGACTGATGGAGAAAACTATGTGGTTCTTCCGGAAGCAAAAGATTACAAAAAGATCGGACAAGCAGATACGGGTCTGAATACAGGAGGAATGGGTTCTGTATCTCCGGTTCCTTTTGCAGACGAGGCATTCATGACTAAAGTAGAACAGCAGATCATTATCCCGACCATTAATGGCTTAAAAAAAGACAAAATTGATTATACCGGATTCATCTTCTTTGGCTTGTTCAAAGTTGGGGATGAACCATTGATCATCGAATATAACTGCCGCATGGGAGACCCTGAGACAGAAAGCGTGATCCCACGTATAGAAAATGACCTGGTTGAACTTTTTGTAGCAACCACACAGAAGAAACTAAAAGATTATAAGTTAAAAATCAGCCCTAAAAATGCAGCAACCGTAATGATCGTTGCAGGTGGCTATCCCGGAGATTACGAAAAAGGGAAATCTATCACGGGGATTGACAATGTACGCAACTCCCTGGTATTCCAGGCGGGCACGAATTTAGAAGGTGGTGTGGTAAAAACCAATGGCGGAAGAGTATTGGCAGTAACCAGTCTTCAGGACAACCAGTTTGATGCTTTACAATCGGCGACTGGAGATGCCGCACGCATTTATTTTGACGGTAAATATTTTAGAGAAGATATCGGGTTTGATTTGATGTAA
- a CDS encoding DUF6266 family protein has protein sequence MAKAPNGPLGALNGKLHNLVFYVLNGQPIVRTIGDPGKPSGNQLANRQAMSVTMEMVSRISEFTNVSFELEARGTVRNAHNLATSYIKKHALKGEYPNISVDYSKVILSNGNLPGANDLKIEKKEKGVLVSWDPSGQHNDTVMILLYHPLEKTAMSVINACRRDAGSYFIDLYEQRVEEPIEAYICFKSANGKAISDSAYIGNLNGAVESPEEIRQKQNYALVKQRFDVLEADYLQQMKDNRGNPVNSKAFRNLEREYEVLKNKLEHLPGKPG, from the coding sequence ATGGCAAAAGCGCCGAATGGGCCTTTGGGGGCTTTAAATGGAAAATTACACAACCTGGTTTTCTATGTCTTAAATGGACAACCGATCGTTCGCACGATTGGCGATCCGGGTAAACCGAGCGGAAATCAGCTGGCTAACCGTCAGGCGATGTCAGTGACTATGGAAATGGTGAGCAGGATCTCTGAGTTTACCAATGTCAGCTTTGAGCTGGAAGCAAGAGGAACGGTTCGAAATGCCCATAACCTCGCCACTTCTTATATTAAAAAACACGCTTTAAAGGGGGAATACCCTAATATTTCTGTGGATTACAGCAAGGTCATACTCAGCAATGGCAATTTACCCGGTGCAAATGACCTGAAAATCGAAAAGAAGGAAAAAGGAGTATTGGTGAGCTGGGATCCCAGTGGTCAGCACAACGATACGGTGATGATTCTTCTTTATCATCCCCTGGAAAAAACGGCAATGTCTGTGATTAATGCCTGCAGGAGAGATGCCGGGAGTTACTTTATCGATTTGTACGAGCAGCGGGTTGAGGAACCGATAGAAGCTTATATCTGCTTCAAATCCGCCAATGGTAAGGCCATTTCAGACAGTGCCTACATCGGCAACCTGAACGGAGCAGTGGAAAGCCCGGAGGAAATCAGGCAAAAGCAAAATTATGCACTGGTAAAACAACGTTTTGACGTTCTGGAGGCCGATTATTTGCAGCAAATGAAAGATAACCGGGGAAATCCCGTCAATAGCAAAGCATTTCGAAATCTGGAAAGAGAGTATGAGGTGCTGAAAAATAAACTGGAACACCTCCCCGGAAAGCCCGGCTAA
- a CDS encoding TlpA disulfide reductase family protein, with product MKKTLIAAICLLPVVAMSQGKFTVKGKVGNLNAPAKAFIAYRVGQNQVTDSAAIVAGKFAFSGPLSGIAQAQIRIKHDNAVVDPAKRVPVDVINFYLEPKAIELTAPQDSIKYATIKGSKLNDENEKYKLLTKAVNEKGAALMREYRSKTEEQRKDEAYMKTVMSRDDENQKELEAINKTFIEANPNSYVSLVAFRSGLSEIDVNVVEPQFNKFSAEVKATDLGKNIANMIASAKKTQVGQMAMDFTQNDVNDKPVKLSDFKGKYVLLDFWASWCGPCRQENPNVVTAYKNFKDKNFTVLGVSLDRPGKKADWLQAIEKDGLTWTHVSDLQFWDNAAARAYGIQSIPANYLIDPTGKIIAKNIRGEELQKKLAEILGAGQSK from the coding sequence ATGAAAAAAACTTTAATCGCTGCAATTTGCTTATTGCCTGTTGTAGCAATGTCCCAGGGTAAATTTACTGTTAAGGGCAAGGTAGGAAACTTAAATGCACCGGCAAAGGCTTTTATCGCTTATAGGGTAGGCCAGAACCAGGTTACCGACTCTGCAGCAATTGTAGCTGGGAAATTTGCGTTCTCGGGTCCGCTTAGTGGAATTGCTCAGGCACAAATCAGAATCAAACACGACAATGCAGTGGTAGATCCGGCAAAACGTGTTCCTGTAGATGTGATCAATTTTTATCTTGAGCCTAAAGCGATAGAGCTTACTGCGCCTCAGGATTCTATAAAATATGCGACCATCAAAGGTTCTAAACTAAACGATGAAAACGAGAAATATAAATTGCTGACTAAAGCTGTCAATGAAAAAGGTGCTGCTTTAATGCGTGAGTATCGCAGTAAAACTGAAGAGCAACGTAAAGATGAGGCTTACATGAAAACGGTGATGAGCCGTGATGATGAAAATCAAAAAGAACTGGAAGCGATCAATAAAACCTTTATTGAAGCCAATCCGAATTCTTATGTGAGTTTAGTTGCTTTTAGAAGCGGTTTGTCTGAGATCGATGTGAATGTAGTGGAGCCCCAGTTCAACAAATTTTCTGCTGAAGTAAAAGCTACAGATCTTGGTAAAAATATCGCCAATATGATCGCTTCTGCTAAGAAAACTCAGGTTGGACAAATGGCAATGGATTTCACACAAAATGATGTGAATGATAAACCCGTAAAATTGTCTGATTTCAAAGGTAAATATGTATTGCTTGATTTCTGGGCATCATGGTGCGGACCTTGTCGCCAGGAGAACCCTAACGTAGTAACAGCTTATAAAAACTTTAAGGATAAAAATTTCACCGTTCTGGGTGTTTCTTTAGACCGTCCGGGTAAAAAGGCAGATTGGTTACAGGCGATAGAAAAAGATGGATTAACATGGACACATGTTTCTGACTTACAGTTCTGGGACAATGCGGCTGCAAGAGCTTATGGCATTCAGTCTATCCCTGCAAATTACCTGATCGACCCAACAGGTAAAATTATTGCTAAAAACATCAGAGGCGAAGAATTACAAAAGAAATTAGCAGAAATTTTGGGAGCAGGACAATCTAAATAG
- a CDS encoding formimidoylglutamase, protein MSLSDFFSPVNPDKFAPKHGFYTSQLGLKAGFYTDKFPELEGNQYDIAIFGVLDDRAAVNNEGCALAPDYFRAQFYTLNEGAFNSRIIDLGNIKPGASISDTYVAVKMVVAELISLNILPVIIGGGQDLTYAQYLAYESLDQKVDLVVIDSKFDLDEEDQEGLAAKSDTYLNKILLHQPNYLFNFSNIGYQTYFVNQESLKVMNKLYFDVHRLGEFMDDITLTEPIVRNANMISFDIGAIRSSDARANANAGPNGFYGEQACRITRYAGMSDKLTSIGFYEFNPAFDNNGQTAMLLAQMVWYFIDGFYNRKKDFPLTPKSQYLVYRASLNDGSGEMLFVKSKKSDRWWMQVPYPSGITKNERFHLVPCRYDDYTMAVNGEMPDLWWRTYQKLL, encoded by the coding sequence ATGTCTTTATCAGATTTTTTTTCTCCGGTCAACCCTGACAAATTTGCCCCAAAACATGGATTCTATACCAGCCAGTTGGGTTTAAAGGCAGGTTTTTACACGGATAAATTTCCGGAACTGGAGGGAAATCAATACGATATTGCCATTTTTGGAGTACTTGATGATCGTGCGGCAGTGAATAATGAGGGTTGTGCGTTGGCGCCGGACTATTTCAGGGCGCAATTTTACACTTTAAATGAGGGTGCTTTTAACAGCAGAATCATTGACCTGGGAAACATCAAACCCGGAGCTTCTATCTCCGATACCTATGTGGCAGTCAAGATGGTTGTGGCCGAGCTAATCAGCCTGAACATCCTTCCTGTTATTATTGGGGGTGGACAAGACCTGACCTACGCACAATACCTGGCTTATGAAAGCCTGGATCAAAAGGTAGATCTGGTTGTGATAGATAGTAAATTTGACCTCGATGAAGAAGATCAGGAGGGGCTGGCTGCAAAGTCTGATACCTATTTGAATAAAATCCTGTTACATCAGCCTAATTACCTCTTTAATTTCAGCAATATCGGTTATCAAACTTATTTTGTGAATCAGGAAAGCCTGAAAGTAATGAATAAGCTTTACTTTGATGTACACCGTCTGGGTGAATTTATGGATGACATTACGCTCACTGAACCGATTGTACGGAACGCGAATATGATCAGTTTTGATATTGGTGCCATCCGTTCTTCTGATGCCAGGGCGAATGCCAATGCGGGGCCAAATGGTTTTTATGGAGAACAGGCCTGCAGGATTACCCGTTACGCGGGGATGAGCGATAAACTGACTTCCATTGGCTTTTATGAGTTTAATCCGGCTTTCGACAACAATGGTCAGACGGCGATGTTGCTGGCACAAATGGTCTGGTATTTTATCGATGGTTTTTACAACCGCAAGAAAGATTTTCCACTTACACCAAAGTCCCAGTACCTGGTATACCGTGCGAGTTTAAATGATGGATCGGGGGAGATGCTCTTTGTAAAGAGTAAGAAGTCCGACCGCTGGTGGATGCAGGTGCCTTATCCTTCAGGAATCACTAAAAATGAACGCTTCCATTTGGTACCTTGCCGTTATGACGATTATACGATGGCGGTAAATGGAGAAATGCCGGATCTTTGGTGGAGGACGTACCAAAAGTTATTGTAA